The proteins below come from a single Zhouia spongiae genomic window:
- a CDS encoding bifunctional 5,10-methylenetetrahydrofolate dehydrogenase/5,10-methenyltetrahydrofolate cyclohydrolase produces MELLDGKKISGQIKDEIAAEVSKMKEKGEKVPHLAAVLVGNDGASLTYVGSKVKACERVGFESTLIKMPSTTSEIELLKKIDELNKNDDIDGFIVQLPLPPQIDEQEVLMAIDPDKDVDGFHPMNFGKMALDMSTFIPATPFGILELLERYNVETKGKHTVVIGRSHIVGRPMSILMGRKGFPGNSTVTLTHSHTKNITQITSQADIIITALGRPHFLKAEMVKDDVVIVDVGITRVPDESKPKGYYIAGDVDFDNVSKKASFITPVPGGVGPMTIAMLLKNTLLARDRRRNKLSK; encoded by the coding sequence ATGGAGTTGCTCGACGGAAAGAAGATTTCAGGTCAAATAAAAGATGAAATTGCAGCCGAAGTTTCTAAAATGAAAGAAAAAGGGGAAAAAGTTCCTCATTTGGCAGCAGTATTAGTAGGAAACGATGGTGCCAGTTTAACTTATGTAGGTAGTAAAGTTAAGGCATGTGAACGTGTGGGTTTCGAATCTACATTAATTAAAATGCCTAGTACTACCAGCGAAATTGAATTACTTAAGAAGATCGATGAGTTGAACAAGAATGATGATATTGACGGATTTATTGTTCAATTACCATTACCTCCCCAGATTGATGAGCAGGAAGTATTAATGGCTATAGACCCTGATAAGGATGTAGATGGATTCCATCCGATGAACTTTGGGAAAATGGCTTTAGATATGAGTACATTTATTCCAGCCACTCCATTCGGTATTTTAGAATTATTAGAGCGTTATAATGTAGAAACCAAAGGAAAGCATACCGTTGTAATCGGGCGTTCGCATATTGTGGGTAGGCCAATGAGTATTTTAATGGGTAGGAAAGGATTTCCCGGTAATTCTACAGTGACACTTACCCATAGTCATACAAAGAACATTACACAAATCACTTCCCAGGCCGATATTATAATAACAGCTTTAGGGCGTCCTCACTTTTTAAAGGCGGAGATGGTAAAGGATGATGTTGTTATTGTTGATGTGGGTATTACAAGGGTGCCTGACGAATCTAAGCCTAAAGGTTATTATATAGCCGGAGATGTTGATTTTGATAACGTGAGTAAGAAAGCAAGTTTTATCACCCCTGTTCCTGGTGGAGTTGGGCCGATGACTATAGCGATGTTACTTAAAAATACGCTTTTAGCAAGAGATCGCAGAAGGAATAAACTGAGCAAATAA
- a CDS encoding RNA polymerase sigma factor produces the protein MIQKDSYPLKRKEQDELNIEYLFEKYYSYLCLISFGIVKDRDIAKDLVQEFFVSCWKRKERIIIETNFKGYAVKAVKNLCLQHLNKIRKETEFLNNLPMEGNDLEKESDVDVPIQNILEVVNKLPQDRKNIFLSYVFNQQSYSDIAEENGISINTVKTQMKRAYRFIRSEISKEGITAVTSAFFLYLLNS, from the coding sequence ATGATACAAAAAGACTCTTATCCCCTAAAAAGGAAGGAACAAGATGAACTTAATATCGAGTACCTTTTCGAAAAGTATTACTCTTATTTGTGTTTGATTTCTTTTGGTATTGTAAAAGATCGGGATATTGCCAAAGATTTGGTTCAGGAGTTTTTTGTATCGTGCTGGAAAAGAAAAGAACGTATCATCATTGAGACTAACTTTAAGGGATACGCCGTTAAGGCAGTTAAAAATCTATGCCTGCAACACCTCAATAAAATCAGAAAAGAAACGGAATTTCTCAATAACCTTCCCATGGAAGGAAATGATCTCGAAAAAGAATCTGATGTTGATGTACCGATTCAAAATATATTGGAGGTTGTCAATAAGTTACCTCAGGATCGTAAAAACATTTTTCTGTCCTATGTTTTTAATCAGCAAAGCTATTCCGATATCGCAGAAGAAAATGGCATTTCAATCAATACTGTAAAAACCCAAATGAAACGCGCATATAGATTTATACGTTCTGAAATCTCTAAGGAAGGTATAACCGCCGTTACCTCAGCTTTTTTTCTTTATCTTTTAAATAGCTGA
- a CDS encoding toxin-antitoxin system YwqK family antitoxin yields the protein MNKFIVIPLLFCYITVSYGQKDTLWFDKKWKETTKKNAHFYRPSVKKEGKLYRVNDFYINGSLQMTGLSKRKDSINIFQAVWYNEQGHPTKELNCDKDKRNGTCTYYIEKEDKTTIAREELTYKDGKVIKTIYFEGDKNGIRLEGYYDNGMTVKNIYYDKNGKEIGQATYNDGQTVGKKVQYYYNPMRVKSITEYQLGTPVFTRSFYPNGSPRNQFNETTLTETFYDDQGNRLGAIKYQYSKESKYKTPYEGTAYSFSYKNPSSIEKIKTFKRGLVIGIDEFNEQGILIKREEYTDEGIPVKIISYDNTGRQIGVLQKINDKLEGRLVETKKADNKDITYKNGIVQEAIEYYTDTTSIFLHLKDSLITYYDISGKKLGKLKVIPKENHYSSGILGAAYYEPTPVEGSLFKINYKNKIVEKHEFKNKKLRAKTTYTYLEDDNLYKEMEIYNDKDASKTITYYINGGKKSEISYDLNSYRKKSMAVYYDKTGKVMASYNFKTKTGTEYKYFYRTDQIETMKQYEEGKLIKIKSYQKEYNLNTGEYEYVLREEVDINSQALFYSKEGKLIAQATFTNQKPTGKMYDYKKHREIYMKNGLKEGSYRKFNYDEETLQEKGYYLNDKKHGTFTYYYQNGKKQKEENYREGEKEGYTIYYNKNGSEDSRLLYKNGKPFEGQKPSLYGNKKFYKDGAIIKEIQQKENQKTITEYLSEHETNTTIYDSIGNTLLSYGELNNQLHGKVVQYQNNKPRYTAVFSKGKLTKGTVWIKADSQFQSEAYSQLNREEDLVTIKTYNKENILLFNGTINPALYKNYNENILSYKLGIRNIYRENLYIFELPE from the coding sequence ATGAATAAATTCATCGTAATTCCTCTCTTGTTTTGTTATATCACAGTTTCTTATGGTCAAAAAGACACCCTTTGGTTTGATAAAAAATGGAAAGAAACCACCAAAAAAAATGCTCATTTTTATCGACCTTCTGTAAAAAAAGAAGGAAAACTGTACCGTGTAAACGATTTTTATATTAACGGCTCCCTCCAAATGACCGGGCTCTCAAAACGCAAAGACAGTATCAATATCTTCCAGGCAGTATGGTACAATGAACAAGGACATCCCACAAAAGAATTAAACTGCGATAAAGATAAACGCAACGGCACCTGCACTTACTATATTGAAAAGGAAGACAAAACTACCATAGCCAGGGAAGAGTTAACCTATAAGGATGGAAAAGTTATAAAAACGATATACTTTGAAGGTGATAAAAACGGTATCCGCCTCGAAGGCTATTACGACAACGGCATGACCGTCAAAAATATATACTACGACAAGAACGGTAAAGAAATAGGACAAGCAACCTATAACGACGGACAAACAGTTGGTAAAAAAGTACAATATTATTACAACCCGATGAGGGTAAAATCTATCACGGAATATCAACTGGGCACTCCGGTTTTTACCAGGTCTTTTTACCCTAACGGCTCCCCTCGTAACCAATTTAATGAAACTACATTAACAGAAACATTCTATGATGATCAGGGCAACCGCTTAGGAGCCATAAAATACCAATACAGTAAGGAGTCAAAATATAAAACTCCTTATGAAGGAACCGCCTATTCGTTTTCTTATAAAAATCCTTCTTCCATTGAAAAAATAAAAACTTTCAAGAGGGGACTGGTAATCGGAATTGATGAATTCAACGAACAAGGTATCTTAATCAAAAGAGAAGAATATACAGACGAAGGTATCCCTGTTAAAATTATTAGCTATGACAACACAGGGCGCCAAATTGGAGTCCTACAAAAAATAAACGATAAACTCGAAGGCAGACTGGTTGAAACTAAAAAAGCAGACAATAAAGACATTACTTATAAAAACGGAATTGTACAGGAAGCAATTGAATATTATACAGATACCACATCAATATTCCTTCACTTAAAAGATTCCCTAATTACCTATTATGATATTTCCGGAAAGAAGCTGGGAAAACTCAAGGTCATACCAAAAGAGAATCATTATAGCTCCGGAATTTTGGGAGCAGCCTACTACGAACCTACTCCTGTAGAAGGTTCTTTATTCAAAATCAACTACAAAAACAAAATTGTCGAAAAACACGAATTTAAAAACAAAAAATTACGAGCCAAAACAACATATACCTATCTCGAAGATGACAATCTCTATAAAGAAATGGAGATATATAATGATAAAGATGCATCAAAAACGATAACCTATTATATAAACGGAGGAAAAAAAAGTGAAATAAGCTACGATCTAAACTCGTACCGTAAAAAATCAATGGCAGTCTATTACGACAAAACAGGTAAGGTCATGGCCTCTTATAACTTCAAGACTAAAACCGGAACAGAATACAAATATTTCTATCGTACGGATCAAATAGAAACGATGAAACAGTACGAAGAAGGTAAACTTATAAAAATCAAAAGCTACCAGAAAGAATACAATTTAAATACGGGAGAATATGAATATGTGTTAAGAGAAGAGGTAGATATCAACTCACAAGCCCTGTTCTATTCGAAAGAAGGTAAATTAATAGCTCAGGCCACCTTTACCAATCAAAAGCCAACCGGAAAGATGTACGATTATAAGAAACACAGAGAAATATACATGAAAAACGGCTTAAAGGAAGGGTCTTATCGTAAATTTAATTATGACGAAGAAACCCTACAGGAAAAAGGTTACTACCTCAACGATAAAAAACATGGCACCTTTACATATTATTACCAAAATGGTAAAAAACAAAAGGAAGAAAACTATCGAGAAGGTGAAAAAGAAGGTTACACTATTTATTACAATAAAAACGGCAGCGAAGATTCCCGTCTTTTGTACAAAAACGGAAAACCTTTTGAAGGGCAGAAACCCAGCCTCTATGGCAATAAAAAGTTCTATAAAGACGGCGCGATAATAAAAGAAATTCAACAAAAAGAAAATCAGAAAACAATCACTGAATATCTATCAGAACACGAAACCAATACCACCATTTACGACTCAATAGGGAATACGTTATTAAGCTACGGAGAGCTAAACAACCAGCTGCACGGTAAAGTAGTTCAATACCAAAACAATAAGCCCCGATACACCGCTGTCTTTTCTAAAGGAAAGCTAACAAAAGGTACGGTATGGATAAAGGCCGACAGCCAGTTTCAGTCTGAGGCCTATTCTCAGTTAAACAGAGAAGAAGATCTTGTTACCATTAAGACCTATAACAAAGAAAACATCCTCCTTTTTAATGGCACAATAAATCCTGCTCTTTATAAAAATTACAACGAAAATATCTTATCCTATAAATTGGGAATCAGGAACATCTATAGGGAAAATCTTTATATTTTCGAACTGCCGGAATAA
- the ffh gene encoding signal recognition particle protein — translation MFDNLSEKLDGALHKLKGHGQITEINIAETLKEIRRALLDADVNYKIAKEFTNNVKEKALGHDVLSSLKPGQLMVKLVKDELTQLMGGEAVGINLSGAPTVILMSGLQGSGKTTFSGKLANFLKNKKTKKPLLVACDVYRPAAIDQLHVLGEQLNIDVYSDKGNSDAVAIAKAGVAHAKANGHNVVIVDTAGRLGIDEQMMTEIGNIHSAITPEETLFVVDSMTGQDAVNTAKAFNDVLDFDGVILTKLDGDTRGGAALSIKSVVNKPIKFIGTGEKMEAIDVFYPERMADRILGMGDVVSLVERAQEQFDEEEARKLQKKIAKNKFGFDDFLNQIQQIKKMGNMKDLLGMIPGASKALKGIDIDDDAFKGIEAIIHSMTPDERSNPSVLNASRKKRIAKGSGTSIQQVNQLLKQFDQMGKMMKMMQGGGGKKMMQMMGGMKGMR, via the coding sequence ATGTTTGATAATTTAAGTGAAAAACTCGATGGCGCCCTCCATAAGTTAAAAGGGCATGGTCAAATTACCGAGATCAATATAGCGGAAACGTTAAAGGAGATACGTCGTGCATTATTAGATGCCGATGTTAACTACAAAATAGCCAAAGAGTTTACCAACAATGTTAAGGAGAAGGCACTAGGTCATGACGTGCTCAGTTCGCTGAAGCCTGGTCAGTTGATGGTGAAGTTGGTAAAAGATGAACTAACCCAGTTAATGGGAGGTGAAGCAGTAGGTATCAATCTTTCCGGAGCGCCGACAGTAATCTTAATGTCAGGTTTACAGGGATCTGGTAAAACCACTTTTTCCGGTAAACTGGCAAACTTCCTTAAAAACAAAAAGACTAAAAAGCCTTTGTTGGTGGCATGTGATGTCTACCGACCTGCGGCGATAGATCAGTTACATGTTTTAGGAGAACAACTGAATATTGATGTTTATTCCGATAAAGGCAATTCAGATGCTGTAGCTATTGCAAAGGCCGGGGTGGCCCATGCAAAGGCTAACGGACATAATGTAGTTATAGTCGATACCGCAGGACGTTTGGGGATTGATGAGCAAATGATGACTGAAATCGGTAATATTCATTCAGCTATTACTCCGGAAGAAACATTATTTGTAGTAGACTCCATGACGGGTCAGGATGCTGTTAATACAGCAAAAGCTTTTAATGATGTGCTTGATTTTGACGGCGTTATCCTGACTAAACTTGACGGTGACACCAGAGGTGGTGCTGCGCTATCTATTAAATCTGTAGTAAATAAGCCTATTAAGTTTATAGGTACCGGTGAAAAAATGGAAGCTATCGATGTCTTCTATCCAGAACGTATGGCGGATAGAATACTCGGTATGGGAGATGTGGTTTCATTGGTTGAACGGGCTCAAGAGCAGTTTGATGAAGAAGAGGCTCGTAAACTACAGAAAAAGATCGCTAAAAATAAATTTGGTTTTGATGACTTTCTAAACCAGATTCAGCAGATCAAGAAGATGGGTAATATGAAGGATTTACTAGGAATGATACCCGGTGCCTCTAAAGCCCTGAAAGGAATAGATATTGACGATGATGCTTTTAAGGGAATTGAGGCGATTATTCATTCAATGACTCCGGACGAGCGTTCGAATCCTTCCGTTTTAAATGCGAGTAGAAAAAAGAGGATTGCCAAGGGAAGCGGTACTTCCATACAACAGGTAAATCAACTTTTAAAGCAGTTCGACCAGATGGGGAAAATGATGAAAATGATGCAAGGCGGCGGCGGAAAGAAGATGATGCAGATGATGGGAGGAATGAAAGGAATGAGATAA
- a CDS encoding FecR family protein — translation MPDIQRKELERLKLILKEFHSKGSIPHELVEELNTEEKEFLFQIISEERVKDTLAFIDSIDEKQDWNKVKVRMDEKRAPKIPVWKPLLKYAAMFIMVLGCSFFVYHYFLSGANLKIDNESIRLKVGDDFVKVIKEGERRQIVTSSGLVIGKQEGNKISYNQPSGIDELVFNELEIPYGKIFDLELSDGTVVHLNSGTQIKYPVKFLRGHQREVFIKGEAYFKVAKDKVHPFIVSANDIAIEVLGTEFNVSSYQEDRHIKTVLVEGSVQLTNSVTIKDTIVLKPNQGALWDKETLEAEVKNVDVDLYTSWINGEMVFRNTSFESMVKKLERKYNVVIENNNTELAHKELNARFSIDVESLEDILIALKQIVPFDYKMTQEKVMIY, via the coding sequence ATGCCAGATATACAAAGAAAAGAACTAGAAAGGTTAAAACTCATTTTAAAAGAATTTCACAGCAAGGGATCAATCCCTCATGAACTTGTTGAAGAACTAAATACTGAAGAAAAAGAATTCCTCTTCCAGATAATCAGTGAAGAAAGAGTAAAGGACACGTTGGCTTTTATAGATAGTATTGATGAAAAACAGGACTGGAATAAAGTTAAGGTGAGAATGGATGAAAAGAGAGCACCAAAAATACCTGTTTGGAAACCATTGCTAAAATATGCCGCAATGTTCATCATGGTGTTGGGTTGTAGTTTCTTTGTCTATCATTATTTCTTATCGGGTGCTAACCTCAAAATAGATAATGAATCTATCAGGTTGAAAGTAGGAGATGACTTTGTGAAAGTCATAAAAGAAGGAGAGAGACGGCAGATAGTAACGAGCTCCGGACTTGTTATTGGGAAACAGGAAGGGAATAAAATCAGTTATAACCAGCCATCAGGCATAGATGAGCTTGTATTTAACGAATTAGAAATTCCTTATGGAAAAATTTTTGATCTGGAGTTGTCTGACGGTACGGTAGTACACCTCAATTCCGGAACCCAGATAAAATATCCTGTAAAATTTCTTAGGGGACATCAGCGGGAGGTGTTTATTAAGGGAGAGGCCTATTTTAAAGTTGCAAAAGACAAGGTACATCCTTTTATAGTTAGTGCTAATGATATTGCCATTGAGGTATTGGGTACCGAATTCAATGTGTCTTCATATCAAGAAGATCGACACATTAAAACAGTATTGGTAGAGGGATCGGTTCAACTAACCAACTCGGTGACTATTAAGGATACCATTGTACTGAAACCTAACCAGGGAGCATTGTGGGATAAAGAAACTCTGGAGGCAGAAGTAAAAAATGTGGACGTAGATTTATATACGAGTTGGATAAATGGCGAAATGGTTTTTAGAAATACCTCTTTTGAAAGTATGGTTAAAAAATTAGAGCGAAAATATAATGTGGTTATAGAAAATAATAATACGGAATTAGCGCATAAAGAATTGAATGCAAGATTCAGTATTGATGTTGAAAGCCTTGAAGATATTTTAATTGCCCTTAAACAGATAGTCCCTTTTGATTATAAAATGACTCAGGAAAAAGTAATGATATACTAA